One part of the Vitis riparia cultivar Riparia Gloire de Montpellier isolate 1030 chromosome 15, EGFV_Vit.rip_1.0, whole genome shotgun sequence genome encodes these proteins:
- the LOC117932049 gene encoding uncharacterized protein LOC117932049, giving the protein MEVFGDTNLVLRQIQGHWKTRDVKFRPCHAYLELLVGRFDDLSYTHLLRTQNQFANALATLASMIDIPVNTTIRSLLIESRSVPTYCCLIDEAELDDSLPRYHDIYQFMRFNTYPKVVMSKDKRALRQLTTWFVIYGETLYKRSADGMLLLCLYRPSANRVMRKLRYNRFQYGV; this is encoded by the exons atggaggtgtttggtgacacTAATCtagtattgagacagattcaaggccattggaagactagagatgtgaaatTTAGGCCTTGCCACGCATACTTAGAgctactggttgggagatttgatgatttgagttATACGCATCTGCTTAGAACACAAAACCAGTTTGCTAATGCCTTggctactctagcttccatgattgatattcctGTTAATACCACTATTCGCTCTTTACTGATTGAGTCGAGATCGGTTCCTACGtattgttgtttgattgatgaggCAGAGTTAGATGATAGCTTGCCtcggtaccatgacatataccaGTTTATGAGATTTAACACATATCCTAAGGTCGTTATGTCCAAGgataagagagcattgagacagttaaCCACCTGGTTTGTGATCTATGGGGAAACACTGTACAAACGATCAGCTGATGGGATGTTACTATTATGCTTATACCGCCCCTCTGCCAATCGAGTGATGAGAAAG CTTCGCTATAAccgttttcagtatggggtatag
- the LOC117932047 gene encoding uncharacterized protein LOC117932047: MVQPEPVSPFDLFGVFAIEIVEEIQIVLTPELMEDVTVGFISRFDDVYDFAYMDLSIFKYLPVSCDSIYILAPYSPTPQIFDIDDKIAQPDSDKDSFDHDFDSIDERVSDSVSSGRAYHLTALKRFFEKIQKFRLRLNPKKCTFGVTFGKLLGHMVSERGIEVDLDKIKAILDMLVPRTEKEIKGFLGRLQYIRRFIARLTDICEPIFRFLRKNQPTVWYDNCQLAFEKIKEYLLSPPVLVPPMSGRPLLLYLLVSDMALGFMLALLDDSGKKRAIYYLNKRMLEYEMRYVMIECLYLALVWATNRLRHYMTEYSVHLISRLDSLRYLFDRPALTSRLMKWLVFFTEFDIQYVSQKSIKESIVIDHLASLLISKGGPVDDDFPNEKFLAMTSLSGWRMYFDGTANHSGFRIGILLISPYGDHIPRSIRLAFSDRHPTMNNIVEYEACILGLETASELGIRQMEIFSDSNLFADVLAALASCVDFPTDVVIRSLLIDSRFAPTYCCLIGETEVQDDLPWYHDIYQLLRFGTYPEATTANDWRALRQLATRFVICGETLHKRSADAFTAPLVCDLYAEDL, from the exons ATGGTTCAGCCTGAGCCTGTTTCACCATTCGATCTATTTGGGGTGTTTGCTATCGAGATTGTTGAGGAGATCCAAATAGTTCTTACTCCAGAGCTTATGGAGGACGTTACAGTTG GATTCATCTCTCGTTTTGATGATGTTTATGATTTTGCAtatatggatttgagtattttcaAGTATTTGCCTGTCTCTTGTGATAGTATTTATATACTTGCACCCTACTCACCCACtccacagatatttgatatagatgataaGATTGCGCAACCCGATTCAGATAAAGATTCTTTTGATCATGACTTTGATTCcatagatgagagagtttcTGATTCAGTCTCTAGTG gCAGAGCATATCACCTAACGGCTCTAAAGAGATTCTTTGAGAAGATTCAAAAATTCAGATTAAGGCTGAACCCCAAGAAAtgcacctttggagtgactttTGGAAAATTGTTGGGgcatatggtcagtgagcgggGCATAGAGGTTGACCTAGATAagatcaaagccatacttgacatgcttGTGCCGAGGACTGAGAAAGAAATCAAGGGTTTTTTAGGTAGGTTACAGTACATCCGTcgtttcatagccagattgacagacatatgtgagccAATCTTTCGTTTTTTGAGGAAGAACCAACCAACAGTTTGGTATGATAATTGCCAacttgcatttgagaagatcaaggagtacttgctttctcctcctgttttagTGCCTCCTATGTCGGGACGTCCACTTCTTTTGTATTTGTTagtttcagacatggccttggGATTTATGCTAGCTCTGCTTGATGATTCAGGGAAGAAGCGAGCTATTTATTATCTGAATAAGAGGATGctggagtatgagatgagatatgttatgattgagtgCCTCTATTTAGCGTTAGTTTGGGCCACCAAcagattgaggcattacatgacagagtattcagtgcacttgATTTCTCGACTAGATTCGTTGAGGTATTTGTTTGATAGACCCGCATTGACTAGTAGATTGATGAAATGGCTCGTATTTTTTacagagtttgatattcaaTATGTTTCTCAAAAGTCAATTAAGGAAAGCATTGTCATcgatcacttagcctcattacTGATATCTAAGGGTGgaccagttgatgatgattttccaaatGAGAAGTTCCTTGCTATGACTAGCTTatcaggttggcgcatgtactttgatggtacGGCCAACCACTCAGGGTTTAGGATAGGCATTTTGTTGATATCCCCCTATGGTGATCATATTCCAAGGTCAATTCGTTTGGCATTTTCAGATCGACATCCCACCATGAACAACATAGTTGAGTATGAAGCTTGTATCCTTGGTCTAGAGACTGCATCGGAGCTTGGTATTAGACAAATGGAGATATTCAGTGACTCCAATTTG tttgctgatgtcTTAGCTGCCTTAGCTTCTTGTGTGGACTTTCCAACTGATGTGGTTATACGTTCATTGCTGATTGATTCGAGGTTTGCACCCACTTACTGTTGTCTGATTGGAGAGACAGAGGTTCAggatgatctaccttggtatcatgacatttatcagCTTCTTAGATTTGGCACATACCCAGAGGCCACCACAGCCAACGATTGGAGGGCACTGAGGCAgttggccactagatttgtgatttgtggagagACTTTACATAAGCGATCAGCTGATG CCTTTACTGCTCCATTAGTCTGTGACTTGTATGCAGAAGATCTATGA